Proteins found in one Bartonella krasnovii genomic segment:
- a CDS encoding MFS family transporter has translation MEKRESLAPHDTRKRVLSIISSASGNLVEWYDFYVYSFTSIYFASQFFPSNGDVVTELLKSSFVFFIGFLMRPIGGWLFGFIADRYGRKRSLLISVFMMCGGSFLIALLPTYETIGAVAPILLILLRMLQGLSVGGEYGTTATYMSEVALKKRRGFFSSFQYATLIGGQLLASLVMFILALYLSEDQLKAWGWRIPFAIGGCGAIVAIYLRRSLHETTTKESRSKKQAGSLKELLRNHTKAFLLVIGFTAGGSLTFYTCTTYMQKYLITTTGFDKHTATTIMTAALFVFMLLQPLFGSLADKIGTKASLLIWSFLSIIFTIPALRIIGNTNDMWVALSIIIGMLCIMSFYTSVSGIVKAEMFPASIRAMGVGLSYAIANALFGGSAEAVALEFKKIGYESIFHFYIAGMMIIAFIAILLMPDARKKGYLQGDDID, from the coding sequence ATGGAAAAACGAGAATCTTTAGCACCACATGATACAAGGAAACGTGTTCTTTCGATCATATCGAGTGCATCAGGGAATCTGGTGGAATGGTATGATTTTTATGTTTATTCTTTTACATCTATTTATTTTGCCTCACAGTTTTTTCCCTCCAATGGAGATGTTGTTACCGAACTTTTGAAATCTTCCTTCGTCTTTTTTATAGGTTTCCTCATGCGTCCAATTGGCGGTTGGCTCTTTGGATTCATTGCGGATCGTTATGGACGTAAACGCTCTTTGCTGATTTCCGTTTTTATGATGTGTGGTGGTTCGTTTCTCATCGCTCTTCTTCCTACATATGAAACGATTGGAGCAGTAGCACCAATTCTTCTCATTTTACTACGCATGCTTCAAGGGCTCTCCGTCGGCGGTGAGTACGGAACAACAGCAACTTATATGAGTGAAGTTGCTCTTAAAAAACGTCGTGGTTTCTTTAGCTCGTTTCAATATGCCACGCTCATTGGAGGTCAACTCCTTGCAAGTTTAGTTATGTTTATTCTCGCTCTCTATCTTTCTGAAGATCAATTAAAAGCATGGGGTTGGCGTATTCCTTTTGCAATTGGTGGATGTGGCGCAATTGTTGCGATTTATCTACGTCGTTCACTTCACGAAACAACCACTAAAGAAAGCCGTTCTAAAAAACAAGCTGGTAGTCTTAAAGAACTTTTACGCAATCACACAAAAGCGTTCCTTTTAGTTATCGGTTTTACAGCGGGAGGATCGCTGACATTTTATACCTGTACGACTTATATGCAAAAATATCTGATAACAACAACCGGATTTGATAAACATACTGCGACAACAATAATGACTGCCGCACTATTTGTTTTTATGCTACTCCAACCCCTTTTTGGTTCTCTCGCAGATAAAATTGGTACAAAAGCTTCACTGCTTATTTGGAGTTTCTTATCTATCATCTTTACAATTCCTGCACTTAGAATTATTGGAAATACTAATGATATGTGGGTTGCTCTCTCCATTATTATTGGCATGCTTTGTATTATGAGCTTTTATACATCCGTCTCTGGTATCGTAAAAGCAGAAATGTTTCCTGCTTCAATCCGAGCAATGGGAGTTGGTCTCTCTTATGCTATTGCTAACGCGCTATTTGGTGGTTCTGCTGAAGCTGTCGCACTTGAATTTAAAAAAATCGGCTATGAATCTATATTTCATTTTTACATAGCAGGTATGATGATCATTGCCTTCATTGCAATTCTCTTAATGCCAGATGCTCGCAAAAAAGGATATTTACAAGGAGATGATATTGATTAA
- a CDS encoding DUF4169 family protein encodes MTEPINLRQFRKQKKRAEKALHAEENRYRFGRTKTEKLFEQQKSFKTQKFLDQNRLRNDE; translated from the coding sequence ATGACTGAACCGATAAATCTTCGCCAATTTCGAAAACAAAAAAAGCGTGCAGAAAAAGCGCTTCATGCCGAAGAAAATCGTTATCGGTTTGGACGAACAAAAACTGAAAAACTTTTTGAGCAACAAAAATCTTTTAAAACGCAAAAATTTCTTGATCAAAATCGTTTGCGAAACGATGAGTAA
- a CDS encoding DUF2853 family protein: protein MTNNLADIKVYDSNPDAAAVERLSQRLALVMKKQDAALVATSDPKELERVEKWVQDVLEVDEQSAKMAVSKVAQMMAGERRKSRITFYYLVAKQLKALHKI, encoded by the coding sequence ATGACAAATAATCTAGCAGATATTAAAGTATATGATTCAAATCCTGATGCAGCGGCAGTCGAACGACTTAGTCAGCGTTTAGCTTTGGTGATGAAAAAGCAGGATGCAGCGCTTGTTGCAACATCAGATCCAAAAGAGTTAGAACGTGTTGAAAAATGGGTTCAAGATGTTTTAGAAGTTGATGAGCAGAGTGCTAAAATGGCTGTTTCAAAAGTTGCTCAGATGATGGCTGGAGAGCGTAGAAAAAGTCGTATAACTTTTTATTATTTAGTTGCTAAGCAACTCAAGGCACTTCATAAAATTTAA
- a CDS encoding MFS transporter, with product MKNGTTSASQDARKRIFAIIASASGNLVEWYDFYVYSFASIYFASQFFPSDDDAITPLLKTAGVFFIGFLMRPIGAWFLGFIADRYGRKFSMLVSIFMMCGGSFLIAILPTYKTLGVTAAILLLLIRMMQGLSAGGEYGTAATYMSEVALKKHRGLFASFQSATLITGQLLASFIIFILASYLSEDQLKAWGWRIPFVIGGCGALVAIYLRRSLHETTTKESRSHKHSGSLKELLTKHTKAVVVIACFASGGSLTFYTFTTYMQKYLITTTGFDKHTATTIMTAVLFIFILFQPIAGIIADKIGTKTLLIIWSILSAIFTFPGLWIIGNTHNIWVALSVIIGLLFIMSMYTSISGVVKSAMFPSSIRALGVSISHAIGNALFGGSAEYVAFGLKKAGYESLFYFYITIVMIMAFIALLFVPSMRKGGYLQDDEKR from the coding sequence ATGAAAAATGGAACAACTTCAGCATCACAGGATGCAAGAAAACGTATTTTTGCTATTATAGCAAGCGCATCAGGAAATCTCGTAGAGTGGTATGATTTTTACGTTTATTCATTTGCATCAATTTATTTTGCCTCACAATTTTTTCCTTCAGATGATGATGCGATTACGCCCCTGTTGAAAACAGCGGGGGTCTTTTTTATTGGCTTTCTTATGCGCCCTATTGGAGCTTGGTTTTTAGGATTTATCGCCGATCGTTATGGACGTAAATTCTCGATGCTTGTATCCATTTTTATGATGTGTGGGGGATCTTTTCTCATAGCCATACTTCCCACCTACAAAACTCTTGGCGTAACAGCAGCGATCCTTCTACTTTTAATTCGAATGATGCAAGGGCTTTCCGCAGGGGGCGAATATGGGACAGCAGCAACTTATATGAGCGAAGTAGCCCTCAAAAAGCATCGTGGGCTTTTTGCTTCTTTTCAATCAGCTACCCTTATTACAGGTCAGCTTCTTGCCAGTTTCATTATATTTATTTTAGCATCTTATCTGTCTGAAGATCAGTTAAAAGCATGGGGATGGCGTATTCCTTTTGTGATTGGTGGATGTGGAGCGCTCGTTGCGATTTATCTACGCCGTTCACTCCACGAAACCACCACGAAAGAAAGCCGCTCTCACAAACATTCTGGGAGTCTTAAGGAACTTCTCACCAAACATACAAAAGCTGTAGTCGTGATTGCTTGCTTTGCATCAGGAGGATCACTTACATTTTATACCTTTACGACTTATATGCAAAAATATTTGATCACCACCACCGGCTTTGATAAACATACCGCAACAACGATAATGACAGCTGTACTGTTTATTTTCATCCTGTTCCAACCTATAGCGGGAATCATCGCCGATAAAATTGGAACCAAAACTTTACTTATCATTTGGAGTATACTTTCTGCCATTTTTACATTTCCTGGACTCTGGATTATAGGTAACACCCATAATATATGGGTTGCCTTATCTGTCATTATTGGCTTGCTCTTCATTATGAGCATGTATACATCCATCTCTGGTGTCGTAAAATCAGCCATGTTCCCCTCTTCCATACGTGCATTAGGCGTTAGCATTTCTCATGCCATTGGGAATGCCTTATTTGGTGGTTCTGCTGAATACGTTGCGTTTGGATTAAAAAAAGCTGGATATGAATCACTCTTTTATTTCTACATAACCATCGTGATGATCATGGCTTTCATTGCGCTTCTCTTTGTCCCGAGTATGCGTAAAGGAGGATACCTCCAAGACGATGAAAAACGTTAA
- a CDS encoding MFS family transporter: MSNQTTVDPHDTRKRVFAIISSASGNLVEWYDFYAYSFASVYFASQFFPEDEDIVTQLLKTAGIFFIGFLMRPIGAWLFGFIADRYGRKRSMLISIFMMCGGSFLIAILPTYKTLGITAAFLLLLIRMFQGLSVGGEYGTAATYMSEVALKNHRGFFASFQYATLITGQLLASFIIFILALYFTEDQLKEWGWRIPFVIGGFGAIISIYLRNSLHETTTKESRSTQHAGSIIELLRNHTKAFFLVIGFTAGGSLTFYTYTTYMQKYLITTTGFDKHTATTIMTGALFIFVLLQPLFGSLADKIGVRASLIIWSILSIICTIPVLKMIGNTHNAWTALLIIIGILCIMSFYTSIAGIIKAELFPTSIRAMGVGISYAIANALFGGSAEYVALGLKNIGYESVFFFYIVGMMIIALISILLMPDIDKGGYLKDDDIH; encoded by the coding sequence ATGAGTAATCAAACAACTGTAGATCCACATGATACAAGGAAACGTGTTTTTGCTATCATATCCAGTGCATCAGGAAATCTGGTAGAATGGTATGACTTTTATGCTTACTCCTTTGCATCGGTTTATTTTGCATCACAATTTTTTCCTGAAGATGAAGATATTGTTACACAACTGTTAAAAACTGCAGGGATCTTTTTTATTGGCTTTCTTATGCGTCCTATTGGAGCATGGCTCTTTGGCTTCATTGCTGACCGCTATGGACGTAAACGCTCCATGCTTATTTCTATTTTTATGATGTGTGGAGGTTCTTTTCTCATTGCTATACTTCCCACCTACAAAACTTTGGGAATAACAGCAGCATTTCTACTGCTTTTAATCCGCATGTTTCAAGGGCTCTCCGTCGGTGGTGAATATGGTACAGCAGCCACTTATATGAGCGAAGTTGCCCTTAAAAATCATCGCGGATTCTTTGCATCTTTCCAATATGCTACACTCATTACCGGGCAACTTCTTGCAAGTTTCATTATCTTTATTCTAGCACTTTATTTCACTGAAGATCAGCTAAAAGAATGGGGCTGGCGAATTCCTTTTGTCATTGGTGGCTTTGGAGCGATCATTTCAATTTATCTGCGCAATTCGCTCCATGAAACAACGACCAAAGAAAGCCGCTCGACACAACATGCTGGAAGTATTATAGAACTTTTACGCAATCATACAAAAGCTTTCTTTTTGGTTATTGGCTTTACAGCGGGAGGATCGCTCACATTTTATACATATACCACTTATATGCAAAAATATCTGATCACCACCACCGGATTTGATAAGCACACTGCGACGACAATAATGACTGGCGCACTCTTTATTTTTGTGTTACTCCAACCCCTCTTTGGTTCTCTAGCCGATAAAATTGGAGTAAGAGCTTCACTCATTATTTGGAGTATCTTATCTATTATCTGTACCATTCCAGTCCTTAAAATGATTGGAAATACCCATAATGCATGGACAGCACTCTTAATTATCATTGGAATACTCTGTATTATGAGTTTTTATACATCCATTGCTGGTATAATAAAAGCAGAACTATTCCCTACTTCAATCCGAGCAATGGGGGTTGGTATCTCTTATGCTATTGCTAACGCACTGTTTGGTGGCTCTGCGGAATATGTAGCGCTTGGATTAAAAAATATAGGGTACGAATCTGTTTTCTTTTTTTACATTGTTGGAATGATGATCATTGCCCTCATCTCTATTCTCCTAATGCCCGATATAGACAAGGGGGGATATCTGAAAGATGATGATATCCATTAA
- a CDS encoding SspB family protein — MVKDQIRYDILVQDALRGVIRKVLSEVAKAGLPGNHHFFITFFTNAPGVKISPRLKNRYPEQMTIVLQHQFRDLSVSETAFEVTLSFREITEKLVIPFTSIQVFYDPVATFEAAFDLPSPPPSVESEASENIPSTLTAPSNKQKKESMLTKKQSLTTNKEPSNNDTKQSADIVSLDSFRKK; from the coding sequence ATGGTTAAAGATCAAATCCGTTACGATATTCTCGTTCAGGATGCGCTTCGTGGAGTTATCCGTAAAGTTTTATCGGAAGTTGCTAAAGCAGGGCTTCCGGGAAACCATCATTTTTTTATAACTTTTTTTACAAATGCTCCGGGTGTTAAAATTTCTCCTCGGCTAAAAAATCGCTATCCTGAGCAAATGACGATCGTCTTGCAACATCAGTTTAGAGATCTCAGTGTTTCAGAAACAGCCTTTGAAGTAACCCTCTCTTTCAGGGAAATTACCGAAAAACTCGTAATTCCTTTTACTTCCATTCAAGTTTTTTATGATCCTGTAGCAACATTTGAAGCAGCATTTGATCTGCCCTCACCCCCTCCCTCTGTAGAAAGTGAAGCTTCAGAAAATATCCCATCTACGCTCACAGCTCCCTCAAACAAACAAAAAAAAGAAAGTATGCTCACAAAAAAACAAAGTCTCACTACCAATAAAGAACCTTCAAATAACGATACAAAACAAAGTGCTGATATTGTCTCTTTAGATTCTTTTCGGAAAAAATAA
- a CDS encoding MFS family transporter translates to MSNQTTVDPHDTRKRIFAIISSASGNLVEWYDFYAYSFASVYFASQFFPEDEDIVTQLLKTAGIFFIGFLMRPIGAWLFGFIADRYGRKRSMLISVFMMCGGSFLIAILPTYKTLGITAAFLLLLIRMFQGLSVGGEYGTAATYMSEVAPKNHRGLFASFQYATTISGQLLASLVIFILAIYLTEDQLKAWGWRVPFVIGGFGAIVSIYLRSLLHETTTPKSRSEQHAGSLKELFCNHKKAFFLVVGFTAGGSLTFYTYTTYMQKYLITTTGFDKQTATTIMTAALFIFVLLQPLLGALADKIGARASLIIWSILSIICTIPVLKMIGNTHNAWTALLIIIGILCIMSFYTSIAGIIKAELFPASIRAIGVGFAFAIGNALFGGSAEYVALGLKNMGYESVFFFYIVGMMIIALISILLMPDIDKGGYLDKDKLH, encoded by the coding sequence ATGAGTAATCAAACAACTGTAGATCCACATGATACAAGGAAACGTATTTTTGCTATCATATCCAGTGCATCAGGAAATCTGGTAGAATGGTATGACTTTTATGCTTACTCCTTTGCATCGGTTTATTTTGCATCACAATTTTTTCCTGAAGATGAAGATATTGTTACACAACTGTTAAAAACTGCAGGGATCTTTTTTATTGGCTTTCTTATGCGTCCTATTGGAGCATGGCTCTTTGGCTTCATTGCTGACCGCTATGGACGTAAACGCTCCATGCTTATTTCTGTTTTTATGATGTGTGGAGGTTCTTTTCTCATTGCTATACTTCCCACCTACAAAACTTTGGGAATAACAGCAGCATTTCTGCTGCTTTTAATCCGCATGTTTCAAGGGCTCTCCGTCGGTGGTGAATATGGTACAGCAGCCACTTATATGAGCGAAGTTGCACCCAAAAATCATCGTGGGCTCTTTGCTTCTTTTCAATATGCAACAACAATCTCAGGTCAACTTCTCGCGAGCTTGGTAATTTTTATTTTAGCCATTTATCTCACTGAAGATCAGTTAAAAGCGTGGGGATGGCGAGTTCCTTTTGTCATTGGTGGCTTTGGAGCGATCGTTTCAATTTATCTGCGAAGCTTGCTTCATGAAACAACAACCCCCAAAAGTCGTTCTGAACAACACGCCGGTAGTCTTAAGGAACTTTTTTGCAATCATAAAAAAGCATTCTTTTTGGTTGTTGGCTTCACAGCTGGCGGATCTCTCACATTTTATACATATACCACTTATATGCAAAAATATCTGATCACCACCACCGGATTTGATAAGCAAACAGCAACAACGATCATGACTGCGGCCCTCTTTATTTTTGTGTTACTCCAACCTCTTTTAGGGGCCCTAGCCGATAAAATTGGAGCAAGAGCTTCACTCATTATTTGGAGTATCTTATCCATTATCTGTACCATTCCGGTCCTTAAAATGATTGGAAATACCCATAATGCATGGACAGCACTCTTAATTATTATTGGAATACTCTGTATTATGAGTTTTTATACATCCATTGCTGGTATAATAAAAGCAGAACTATTCCCTGCTTCAATCCGGGCAATTGGTGTTGGATTTGCCTTTGCCATTGGGAATGCACTCTTTGGCGGTTCTGCTGAATATGTAGCGCTTGGATTAAAAAATATGGGATATGAATCTGTTTTCTTTTTTTACATCGTTGGAATGATGATCATTGCCCTCATCTCTATTCTCCTAATGCCCGATATTGATAAAGGAGGATATCTTGATAAAGACAAACTTCATTAA